The proteins below come from a single Agrococcus beijingensis genomic window:
- a CDS encoding Bug family tripartite tricarboxylate transporter substrate binding protein — protein MKQQVKSAAMIAAVAIALVGCTTANQAPQASDAGETAAAEVQALGRMEILAPAAPGSGWDQTARALGTALEGGEFAESITVTNVPGASGTVALAQVAANPGQEGVLMASGLAMMSGVLTNDTGVSLDDVTPIARLIGEAEIIVVPAASEFQTIEDLLAAIAEDPAGVPIAGGSAGSADHVFLGLLAEAYDIEPSQLNYVPFSGGGEATTALLGNQVSAGIAGIGEFRDQILEEELRPLLLSSSEPVEGIEVQSVADIGHPDLEFANWRSIMAPGGIDDELRQQYVDVVTELAGSDAWAEQLETNDWADLFLAGDEFDAWLDEENTRVEGVLSQLGLVVQ, from the coding sequence GTGAAGCAGCAGGTGAAGTCCGCGGCGATGATCGCGGCAGTGGCGATCGCACTGGTCGGATGCACGACCGCGAACCAGGCGCCGCAGGCGTCGGACGCGGGCGAGACGGCGGCCGCAGAGGTGCAGGCGCTGGGTCGCATGGAGATCCTCGCCCCGGCCGCCCCCGGCTCGGGCTGGGACCAGACCGCACGCGCCCTGGGCACCGCCCTCGAGGGCGGTGAGTTCGCCGAGTCGATCACCGTCACGAACGTGCCCGGCGCCTCGGGCACCGTCGCGCTCGCGCAGGTCGCGGCCAACCCCGGCCAGGAGGGCGTGCTCATGGCCTCCGGCCTCGCGATGATGAGCGGCGTGCTGACGAACGACACGGGCGTGAGCCTCGACGACGTCACGCCCATCGCGCGCCTGATCGGCGAGGCGGAGATCATCGTGGTGCCCGCGGCTTCGGAGTTCCAGACGATCGAGGACCTGCTGGCCGCGATCGCCGAGGACCCCGCCGGCGTGCCGATCGCGGGCGGCTCGGCCGGCAGCGCCGACCACGTGTTCCTGGGCCTCCTGGCCGAGGCGTACGACATCGAGCCCAGCCAGCTCAACTACGTGCCGTTCTCGGGCGGCGGCGAGGCGACCACCGCCCTGCTCGGCAACCAGGTCAGCGCCGGCATCGCCGGCATCGGCGAGTTCCGCGACCAGATCCTCGAGGAGGAGCTGCGGCCGCTGCTGCTCTCGAGCAGCGAGCCGGTCGAGGGCATCGAGGTGCAGAGCGTCGCCGACATCGGTCACCCCGACCTCGAGTTCGCCAACTGGCGCTCGATCATGGCGCCGGGCGGCATCGACGACGAGCTGCGCCAGCAGTACGTCGACGTCGTGACCGAGCTCGCCGGCTCGGACGCCTGGGCCGAGCAGCTCGAGACGAACGACTGGGCCGACCTGTTCCTCGCCGGCGACGAGTTCGACGCGTGGCTCGACGAGGAGAACACCCGCGTCGAGGGTGTGCTCTCGCAGCTGGGCCTCGTCGTCCAGTGA
- a CDS encoding GntR family transcriptional regulator, with amino-acid sequence MEGSGRGRRDSRSPAYERLRALIVDRTLSPGSLLSEPELADQLGVSRTPVREALRTLTAEGLAVKLSSNRTIVAPVSIEELRHVYDVRSRLEGLIAADAAQRVTPADEQYLLRQVSLMERLRDDDEEVVRIGADFHDHILAMSGNELAGNLLHIVRGHVDRYRALTTREPGRSSDAVDEHRRVCEAVLSGDPALAERTMREHIDAARGIAIGLTPEPDDADA; translated from the coding sequence ATGGAAGGCAGCGGGCGAGGGCGACGCGACAGCCGGTCCCCCGCCTACGAGCGGCTGCGGGCCCTCATCGTCGATCGCACGCTCTCCCCCGGCTCGCTGCTCTCGGAGCCCGAGCTCGCCGACCAGCTCGGCGTCTCTCGCACGCCTGTGCGCGAGGCGCTCCGCACGCTGACGGCCGAGGGCCTGGCGGTGAAGCTCAGCTCGAACCGCACCATCGTCGCGCCCGTGTCGATCGAGGAGCTGCGCCACGTCTACGACGTGCGCTCGCGCCTCGAGGGGCTGATCGCCGCCGATGCCGCACAGCGGGTCACGCCCGCCGACGAGCAGTACCTGCTGCGCCAGGTGTCGCTCATGGAGCGCCTGCGCGACGACGACGAGGAGGTCGTGCGCATCGGCGCCGACTTCCACGACCACATCCTGGCGATGAGCGGCAACGAGCTGGCCGGCAACCTGCTGCACATCGTGCGCGGGCACGTCGACCGCTATCGGGCGCTCACGACCCGCGAGCCGGGCCGCAGCTCCGACGCGGTCGACGAGCACCGGCGCGTCTGCGAGGCTGTGCTCTCGGGCGACCCGGCGCTGGCCGAGCGCACCATGCGAGAGCACATCGACGCTGCTCGCGGCATCGCGATCGGCCTCACCCCCGAGCCCGACGACGCCGACGCCTGA